One stretch of Synechococcus sp. MU1617 DNA includes these proteins:
- a CDS encoding cytochrome c oxidase subunit II: protein MQIPSAILTLVIGMVLALGGLWIGQNINLLPIDASANAPIYDELFKVLFTIGSILFVGIVGLLVFSLIRFRRRSGQLGDGLAIEGNLPLEIFWTAVPAVVVLFVGLYSYDIYDRMGGMVPLAHDHMGGAHEEQIWGGISSGSIQSAAATNVLPVEVTAMQFAFLFHYPEGDITSGELHVPADRPITLRMEAKDVIHAFWVPEFRLKQDIIPGQPTQLSFTPTRTGRYPIVCAELCGPYHGGMRSTVVVESPEDWDSWYRDNAKAAPEDETLTISNA, encoded by the coding sequence GTGCAGATCCCATCCGCCATCCTCACGTTGGTGATCGGTATGGTCCTTGCTCTGGGCGGCCTTTGGATCGGCCAGAACATCAACCTCCTCCCCATCGATGCGAGCGCCAACGCGCCGATTTACGACGAGCTTTTTAAGGTTCTATTCACGATTGGCAGCATTCTGTTTGTCGGAATCGTTGGCCTTCTCGTCTTCAGCTTGATTCGATTTAGGCGACGCAGCGGCCAGCTCGGCGACGGCCTGGCCATCGAGGGAAATCTGCCACTCGAAATTTTCTGGACAGCAGTTCCTGCTGTTGTGGTGCTGTTTGTTGGTCTTTACAGCTACGACATTTACGACCGCATGGGTGGCATGGTGCCTCTGGCCCATGACCACATGGGCGGAGCGCACGAGGAGCAGATCTGGGGAGGAATCAGTTCAGGCTCAATTCAATCAGCAGCGGCAACAAATGTCTTGCCCGTTGAAGTAACAGCCATGCAATTCGCCTTCCTCTTTCATTACCCAGAGGGAGACATCACATCAGGTGAACTTCATGTTCCAGCCGACCGACCAATCACCCTGCGGATGGAAGCAAAAGATGTGATTCACGCCTTCTGGGTTCCTGAATTTCGCCTGAAGCAGGACATCATTCCAGGCCAACCAACCCAGCTGAGTTTCACGCCCACCCGCACCGGCCGTTATCCAATTGTTTGCGCCGAACTCTGTGGCCCCTACCACGGTGGAATGCGCTCCACCGTTGTGGTGGAAAGTCCGGAGGACTGGGACAGCTGGTACAGGGACAACGCCAAAGCCGCACCTGAAGACGAAACGCTCACCATCTCGAACGCCTGA
- a CDS encoding heme A synthase, which translates to MMLSSMSTLRRRLGLLSAHLVVAVIALVVIGGATRVMEAGLACPDWPLCFGSFLPGRQMNVQVFLEWFHRLDAFVIGIALVVMAVATTLQRHQLPRWLPWLAAGLMVLVAMQGALGALTVTRLLPSGVVTAHLALALTLVALLSGLTQRLLHPAAVVAPLWWRIGASLGLLSIFVQCLLGGRMATAWAGQRCLAGGEACQLVLSHRVTAMPVAVLVLAFAGAAVLAGGWARQQWPWLAGAVLLVLVQVALGVLTLRLGLSQPAVTVAHQLVAALLIALLAALLVRSPDLPSSSRSVVLDDTSLEACHG; encoded by the coding sequence ATGATGCTTTCCTCAATGTCGACATTGCGTCGACGTCTCGGGTTGTTATCGGCTCACCTAGTGGTTGCGGTGATCGCTTTGGTGGTGATCGGTGGAGCGACTCGGGTGATGGAGGCCGGTTTGGCCTGTCCGGACTGGCCCCTGTGCTTTGGCTCATTTTTGCCGGGTCGCCAGATGAATGTTCAGGTTTTCCTGGAGTGGTTTCATCGCCTCGATGCTTTCGTCATCGGCATCGCCCTGGTGGTGATGGCTGTGGCGACGACGCTCCAGCGGCATCAACTACCGCGATGGCTGCCCTGGCTGGCCGCTGGCCTGATGGTTCTGGTGGCGATGCAGGGAGCTTTGGGTGCGCTGACGGTGACCCGGCTGCTCCCCTCCGGTGTGGTGACAGCTCATCTGGCACTCGCTCTCACCCTTGTGGCGCTCCTTAGTGGGCTGACCCAACGCTTGCTTCACCCCGCTGCTGTCGTCGCTCCGCTCTGGTGGCGCATCGGGGCATCGCTTGGCCTGTTGTCGATCTTTGTGCAGTGCCTGCTTGGTGGTCGTATGGCCACCGCTTGGGCAGGGCAGCGTTGCCTTGCTGGAGGAGAGGCCTGCCAGCTGGTTCTCTCCCATCGCGTGACGGCGATGCCGGTGGCCGTTCTTGTGCTCGCCTTCGCCGGGGCAGCAGTTCTCGCGGGTGGTTGGGCTCGCCAGCAGTGGCCCTGGCTGGCTGGGGCCGTGCTCTTGGTGCTGGTTCAGGTGGCTCTTGGCGTTCTCACCCTTCGTCTTGGTTTGTCGCAACCCGCAGTGACCGTCGCGCATCAGCTGGTGGCTGCCCTGCTGATCGCTCTGTTGGCGGCGCTTCTGGTCCGCTCTCCGGACCTCCCCTCATCGTCCCGTTCCGTCGTCCTCGACGACACCTCCTTGGAGGCCTGTCATGGCTGA
- a CDS encoding heme o synthase, with amino-acid sequence MAEITATVRPTREEVVPSRKRVKLPAWLEVAKPRLIPLLLATTLGGMALSEGWPLSSPRLVCTLGGGALASAAAGVLNCLWEQDLDGRMARTSGRALPSGRLSPTSAFIGAIACTLAAAMLLVSGVNCLAAGLSLLGLCSYVLLYTALLKPRTSQNIVIGGVAGAIPPLVGAAAATGHVGLGGWWLFALVMVWTPAHFWALALLLREDYRAVGIPMLPVVKGPVVTARAIKTYGWITVLLSGLGVFALPSGGVFYGVMLLPYNGRLLQLVDRLSLDPDSLVNAKALFRWSILYLFGLCLLLILSRTDLASGFAQQVMQLLSLLTGVQ; translated from the coding sequence ATGGCTGAAATCACTGCAACCGTTCGTCCGACCCGTGAGGAGGTGGTTCCCTCCCGCAAGCGGGTGAAACTTCCGGCCTGGCTGGAAGTCGCCAAACCCCGCCTTATTCCTCTGCTGCTGGCCACCACCCTGGGTGGAATGGCTCTCAGTGAGGGCTGGCCTCTCTCATCTCCGCGGCTCGTCTGCACCCTGGGGGGAGGGGCGCTTGCCTCCGCAGCTGCAGGGGTTTTGAACTGCTTGTGGGAGCAGGATCTCGATGGTCGGATGGCCCGCACCAGCGGTCGCGCACTCCCCTCCGGTCGGCTGTCGCCCACCAGTGCATTCATCGGCGCCATCGCCTGCACCCTGGCGGCGGCGATGCTTCTGGTGAGCGGTGTGAACTGTCTCGCTGCCGGGTTGTCCCTGCTCGGTCTGTGCAGTTACGTGCTGCTCTACACAGCTTTGCTCAAGCCGCGGACGTCCCAGAACATCGTCATCGGTGGGGTCGCCGGGGCCATTCCGCCCCTCGTGGGAGCAGCCGCCGCCACGGGCCATGTGGGCCTCGGGGGCTGGTGGCTGTTCGCTCTGGTGATGGTCTGGACGCCAGCTCACTTCTGGGCCTTGGCCCTGCTGTTGCGTGAGGACTATCGCGCTGTCGGGATCCCGATGCTCCCCGTGGTGAAGGGACCTGTGGTGACGGCCCGGGCGATCAAGACCTATGGCTGGATCACCGTCCTGCTTAGCGGTTTGGGCGTGTTTGCTCTGCCTTCAGGCGGCGTCTTCTATGGCGTGATGCTGCTTCCTTACAACGGTCGATTGCTGCAGCTCGTTGATCGGCTTTCCTTGGATCCCGACAGCCTTGTCAATGCCAAGGCTCTGTTCCGTTGGTCAATTCTGTATCTGTTTGGTCTCTGCCTGCTGCTCATTCTCAGCCGGACGGATCTGGCTTCAGGCTTTGCTCAACAGGTGATGCAGCTCCTCTCCCTGCTAACGGGAGTGCAATGA
- a CDS encoding ATP-binding cassette domain-containing protein yields MALIELRKISKAYGTVSALRELDLTVPEGCLYGLLGPNGAGKTTAMRILATLLAPDSGSVVVGGVDGLAQPREVRQLMGYVAQEVAIDKILSGRELLQLQGDLYHLRRNDRESRIADLIDRLAMGDWIDRRCGTYSGGMRRRLDLAAGLLHRPRLLVLDEPTVGLDIESRSAIWQLLRQLVEGGTTVLLSSHYLEEVEALADQMAIIDAGRVIAEGSPDQLKQRLGGDRVTLRVREFSNADEATQVRTLLEPLDGVRQVVVNRSQGFSLNLVIEGGAVIDQLRQTLEAAGLPVFALAQSRPSLDDVYLQATGRTLMDAELAIAGQRDVKQEKRQSMR; encoded by the coding sequence ATGGCGTTGATTGAACTGCGGAAGATCTCCAAGGCCTACGGCACGGTATCGGCTCTGCGTGAGCTTGATCTCACCGTTCCTGAAGGGTGCCTTTACGGGCTGCTTGGCCCGAACGGTGCCGGTAAAACAACGGCCATGCGCATCCTGGCCACCCTGCTCGCCCCCGACAGCGGCTCAGTGGTTGTGGGTGGTGTCGATGGTCTGGCGCAACCACGAGAGGTTCGTCAGCTCATGGGCTATGTGGCCCAGGAGGTGGCCATCGACAAAATTCTCAGTGGCCGGGAACTTTTGCAATTGCAAGGGGATCTCTATCACTTGCGGCGGAACGATCGCGAAAGTCGCATCGCTGATTTGATTGATCGCCTCGCGATGGGCGACTGGATTGACCGCCGCTGCGGTACCTATTCCGGTGGCATGCGCCGGCGGCTGGATTTGGCGGCTGGTCTGCTGCACCGACCCCGGTTGCTTGTGCTCGATGAACCCACCGTGGGACTGGATATCGAGAGTCGCAGTGCCATCTGGCAACTGCTGCGTCAGTTGGTTGAGGGGGGCACGACTGTTCTTCTGAGCAGTCACTACCTCGAAGAAGTGGAGGCTCTGGCGGATCAGATGGCGATTATCGACGCCGGTCGTGTGATTGCCGAAGGCAGCCCTGACCAGCTCAAACAACGGCTTGGGGGTGATCGCGTCACCCTGCGGGTCCGAGAGTTCAGCAATGCCGATGAGGCGACCCAGGTGCGTACCCTTCTTGAACCCCTGGATGGGGTGCGACAGGTGGTGGTGAACCGATCCCAGGGATTTTCCCTGAACCTGGTGATTGAGGGTGGTGCCGTGATTGATCAGCTGCGTCAGACCCTCGAGGCTGCAGGTCTGCCTGTGTTTGCCCTGGCCCAAAGCCGTCCCAGCCTGGATGATGTCTACCTTCAGGCCACAGGACGCACCCTGATGGACGCTGAACTGGCCATCGCAGGCCAGCGCGACGTCAAACAGGAAAAGCGTCAATCCATGCGTTGA
- a CDS encoding ABC transporter permease: protein MTSPTASVALQQQQSGALAELSQETWALTRRLFLQLMRRPSTLIAGVLQPLIWLILFGALFANAPEGLLPGGMSYGRFLGAGVIVFTAFSGALNAGLPVMFDREFGFLNRLLVAPLRSRSSIVLASVIYITALSLLQSLAIMGMAAVLGYGWPGISGLALVLVTLLLLVFAVTALSLGLAFALPGHIELIAVIFVANLPLLFASTALAPLSFMPTWLGWLAALNPLTFAIEPIRAAYQGPLDLSAVLLEAPYGDVTGISCLLILLLLTIGLFLAIRPLLNRKLS, encoded by the coding sequence ATGACTTCCCCAACAGCATCTGTTGCTCTCCAGCAGCAGCAATCCGGAGCCCTCGCAGAGCTCAGTCAGGAAACGTGGGCCCTCACTCGGCGCCTCTTCCTTCAGTTGATGCGTCGCCCTTCAACCTTGATTGCCGGGGTTCTGCAGCCCCTGATCTGGTTGATTCTGTTCGGTGCGCTCTTCGCCAACGCCCCTGAGGGGCTGTTGCCAGGAGGCATGAGCTACGGCCGTTTTCTTGGTGCTGGAGTGATTGTCTTTACGGCCTTCAGCGGTGCTTTGAATGCCGGCTTGCCGGTCATGTTCGACCGCGAATTCGGTTTCCTCAATCGTTTGCTTGTGGCACCGCTTCGGAGCCGCAGTTCCATCGTGCTGGCGTCGGTGATCTACATCACGGCGCTGAGCCTGCTGCAGAGTCTGGCGATCATGGGCATGGCAGCCGTGCTGGGTTATGGATGGCCAGGCATCAGCGGCCTGGCCCTGGTGCTGGTGACGCTGCTGCTCCTTGTCTTTGCTGTGACGGCCCTCAGCCTCGGACTGGCGTTCGCTTTGCCAGGGCACATCGAGTTGATCGCCGTGATTTTTGTGGCCAATTTGCCGTTGTTGTTTGCCAGCACGGCCTTGGCCCCGTTGTCGTTCATGCCGACCTGGCTGGGCTGGCTTGCGGCCTTGAATCCCCTTACCTTCGCGATAGAACCCATTCGAGCGGCTTACCAAGGTCCTCTGGACCTCTCGGCCGTTCTGCTGGAGGCCCCCTACGGAGATGTCACCGGCATCAGCTGCCTGCTGATCCTTCTGCTCCTCACCATCGGGCTGTTTCTTGCGATTCGCCCTCTGCTCAACCGCAAACTTTCCTGA
- a CDS encoding N-acetylmannosamine-6-phosphate 2-epimerase, which produces MIPNPESLYQGLIVSVQAPLGSPMRDPDVIAAMADAALRNGAVGVRLESPEHIGAVRRRCPDALIIGLWKCTFPDSSVYITPGWKEIQAVWSAGADVIAIDATARPRPAGEDLAALIQRTRDELKAPLMADVDSLENGLRAADLGCDWVGTTLYGYTEDTAQQRPPAFDLLPQLRAELPSSVRLICEGGIASPVDARLALQAGADTVVVGTAITGVDLQVIAYRQGMIS; this is translated from the coding sequence ATGATTCCGAACCCTGAATCCCTGTATCAGGGGCTGATCGTTTCGGTGCAGGCACCCCTGGGTTCGCCGATGCGCGATCCCGATGTGATCGCTGCCATGGCGGATGCCGCCCTGCGCAATGGGGCTGTGGGTGTGCGCTTGGAAAGCCCTGAACACATCGGTGCTGTGCGTCGGCGCTGTCCGGATGCCTTGATCATTGGCCTCTGGAAATGCACGTTTCCAGACAGCTCGGTGTACATCACCCCGGGCTGGAAAGAAATTCAGGCCGTGTGGTCTGCGGGGGCCGATGTGATCGCGATCGATGCCACAGCCCGTCCGCGTCCTGCGGGGGAGGACCTGGCCGCGTTGATTCAGCGCACCCGTGATGAGCTGAAGGCCCCCTTGATGGCCGATGTGGATTCGCTGGAGAATGGCTTGCGCGCAGCCGATCTCGGTTGTGACTGGGTTGGGACCACGCTCTATGGCTACACGGAAGACACGGCGCAGCAGCGCCCCCCCGCATTTGATCTGCTCCCCCAACTTCGCGCTGAACTTCCCAGCTCGGTTCGTCTGATCTGTGAGGGGGGAATTGCTTCTCCAGTGGATGCACGGTTGGCATTGCAGGCCGGAGCAGACACCGTTGTGGTGGGGACGGCGATCACCGGAGTGGATCTCCAGGTGATCGCCTATCGCCAGGGAATGATCAGCTGA
- the groL gene encoding chaperonin GroEL (60 kDa chaperone family; promotes refolding of misfolded polypeptides especially under stressful conditions; forms two stacked rings of heptamers to form a barrel-shaped 14mer; ends can be capped by GroES; misfolded proteins enter the barrel where they are refolded when GroES binds), with amino-acid sequence MAKLLSFSDESRSALERGVDALADAVRVTIGPKGRNVVLEKKFGAPDIVNDGDSIAREIELDDPFENLGAKLMQQVSAKTKDKAGDGTTTATVLAQAMVREGLRNTAAGASPVELRRGMEKAAAQIVAGLGERSQAVAGDAIRQVATVSSGGDDEVGRMIAEAMDKVSTDGVITVEESKSLATELEITEGMAFDRGYSSPYFVTDADRQVCEFENPLILLTDRKISTITDLVPVLETVQKSGSPLLILSEEVEGEALATLVMNKSRGVLQVAAVRAPSFGERRKAALADIAILTGGTLISEDKAMTLDKVTLEDLGKARRVTISKENTTIVATDDHRQAVSERVGAIRRELEATESDYDREKLQERIAKLAGGVAVIKVGAPTETELKNRKLRIEDALNATRAAIEEGIVAGGGSTLLQLSDSLDALAASLNGDQRTGVEIVQRALTAPIHQIATNAGQNGDVVIAGMRSSGQGFNALSGAYEDLMAAGIVDAAKVVRLAVQDSISIASLLITTEVVIADKPEPPAPAPAGDGDPMGGMGGMGGMGMPGMGGMGMPGMM; translated from the coding sequence ATGGCCAAACTCCTTTCTTTCTCTGACGAATCCCGCAGCGCCCTGGAGCGGGGTGTTGATGCACTCGCCGATGCGGTGCGCGTCACGATCGGCCCCAAGGGTCGCAACGTTGTGCTCGAAAAGAAATTCGGCGCACCCGACATCGTCAACGACGGCGACTCGATCGCCCGTGAAATCGAACTGGACGACCCGTTCGAGAACCTGGGCGCCAAGCTGATGCAGCAGGTCTCCGCGAAGACCAAGGACAAGGCCGGAGACGGCACCACGACAGCAACCGTTTTGGCTCAGGCCATGGTGCGTGAAGGTCTGCGCAACACCGCTGCTGGTGCGAGTCCTGTGGAACTCCGCCGAGGCATGGAGAAGGCCGCTGCACAGATTGTTGCGGGGCTGGGGGAGCGGAGCCAGGCCGTGGCCGGCGATGCCATTCGTCAGGTGGCCACAGTGAGCTCCGGGGGTGACGACGAAGTCGGACGGATGATCGCCGAGGCGATGGACAAGGTGAGCACCGATGGGGTGATCACGGTTGAGGAATCGAAGTCTCTGGCCACGGAACTTGAAATCACTGAAGGCATGGCCTTCGACCGGGGCTACAGCTCCCCCTACTTCGTCACAGATGCCGACCGTCAGGTCTGTGAATTTGAAAACCCACTGATCCTGCTGACGGATCGCAAGATCAGCACGATCACAGATCTGGTCCCTGTGCTGGAAACCGTTCAGAAGAGTGGTTCTCCCCTGCTGATCCTTTCTGAGGAAGTGGAAGGCGAAGCCCTGGCCACGCTGGTGATGAACAAGAGCCGTGGGGTTCTGCAGGTGGCGGCTGTTCGCGCACCCTCATTTGGCGAACGCCGCAAGGCCGCCCTTGCCGATATCGCCATCCTCACCGGCGGCACGCTGATCAGCGAAGACAAGGCGATGACCCTCGACAAAGTGACCCTCGAGGATCTCGGCAAAGCGCGCCGCGTCACCATCAGCAAAGAGAACACCACGATTGTCGCCACCGACGACCATCGCCAGGCGGTGAGCGAGCGCGTTGGTGCGATCCGACGTGAGCTGGAGGCCACCGAATCCGATTACGACCGCGAAAAACTTCAAGAGCGGATCGCCAAGCTGGCCGGCGGCGTGGCTGTGATCAAGGTCGGTGCACCGACGGAAACGGAACTGAAAAACCGCAAACTGCGGATCGAAGATGCCCTGAATGCCACCCGTGCAGCCATCGAGGAGGGCATCGTTGCCGGCGGCGGCAGCACCTTGCTGCAACTCTCCGACAGCCTGGATGCGTTGGCCGCATCCCTCAACGGCGACCAACGCACCGGCGTGGAGATCGTGCAGCGGGCACTGACGGCGCCGATTCATCAGATCGCCACCAATGCCGGTCAGAACGGTGACGTTGTGATTGCTGGCATGCGCAGCAGCGGCCAGGGATTCAATGCCCTCAGTGGTGCCTATGAAGACCTGATGGCTGCTGGCATCGTTGATGCCGCCAAGGTGGTGCGCTTGGCCGTGCAGGATTCGATTTCGATCGCTTCTCTCCTGATCACTACCGAAGTTGTGATCGCCGACAAGCCAGAACCCCCTGCACCGGCTCCCGCCGGAGACGGAGACCCCATGGGTGGCATGGGCGGAATGGGTGGTATGGGCATGCCCGGAATGGGTGGAATGGGCATGCCCGGAATGATGTGA
- the fabG gene encoding 3-oxoacyl-[acyl-carrier-protein] reductase, with amino-acid sequence MSPSASLAGQTALVTGGGRGIGRAIALALGEAGAEVVVNYSNSAASADEVVAAIAAAGGKAYALQANVSVETEVDGLIKTVLERSGRLDVLVNNAGITRDGLLMRMKTDDWQSVIDLNLSGVFLCTRAVARPMLKQKSGRIINITSVVGLMGNAGQANYAAAKAGVIGLTRSTAKELASRGITVNAVAPGFIATDMTKGLDAEAILKDIPLGTFGTQEQVAGAVRFLAADPAAAYITGQVLQVDGGMVMA; translated from the coding sequence ATGTCTCCCAGCGCTTCTCTTGCCGGACAGACCGCCCTGGTGACGGGAGGAGGGCGCGGCATCGGCCGGGCCATCGCCCTGGCCCTTGGCGAAGCGGGTGCAGAAGTGGTTGTGAACTACTCCAATTCCGCCGCTTCAGCAGATGAAGTGGTCGCTGCCATCGCCGCGGCAGGGGGGAAGGCCTACGCCCTGCAAGCCAACGTGTCGGTCGAGACCGAGGTTGATGGCCTGATCAAGACGGTGCTGGAGCGCAGCGGCCGTCTTGATGTGTTGGTGAACAACGCAGGCATCACGCGGGACGGCCTGCTGATGCGAATGAAAACCGACGATTGGCAATCGGTGATCGACCTCAACCTCAGTGGAGTGTTCCTCTGCACGCGAGCAGTGGCACGCCCGATGCTGAAGCAGAAGAGTGGTCGGATCATCAACATCACCTCCGTTGTGGGACTGATGGGCAACGCAGGACAGGCCAACTACGCCGCCGCCAAAGCTGGCGTTATCGGTCTCACCCGCAGCACCGCCAAAGAGCTTGCCAGCCGTGGCATCACCGTGAACGCCGTGGCTCCAGGTTTCATCGCGACGGATATGACCAAAGGCCTCGATGCTGAGGCCATCCTCAAAGACATCCCCTTGGGAACCTTTGGCACCCAGGAGCAGGTGGCCGGTGCCGTGCGCTTCCTTGCAGCCGACCCGGCCGCGGCTTACATCACAGGTCAGGTGCTGCAGGTGGATGGCGGCATGGTGATGGCCTGA
- a CDS encoding TrkA family potassium uptake protein, with the protein MRRRRARGELKLITAPWRGPISALSAVIFAGAVGYRITEGWNWGDCLWMVLITISTIGFGEVAPLSPPGRLVTVLIVVGGLVVVQLAIQRVLGLKESGYFRRLREFRFLRMLEGLHDHVILCGYGRIGQEIAAQLQRDAVPLVVIETDPERRAVADENGLWVLQADATLDETLLDAGLARCCSLVAALPSDASNLYVILSAKDLRPECRLIARANSDEAASKLRLAGATVVVSPYVAGGRVMAASALRPLALNFMELLAGSDYEIEEFQLSHDPLHLMEIRGRSLAELELGRRSGAMVLAIRENGKLIANPGGDTQMAPGQLLIVLGSTTQLATFQSLLGEAVDTVETMPG; encoded by the coding sequence ATGAGGCGGCGCCGAGCCAGGGGAGAGCTGAAGTTGATCACAGCTCCATGGCGGGGGCCCATCAGCGCCCTCAGTGCCGTGATCTTCGCTGGTGCCGTCGGTTATCGGATCACGGAGGGATGGAACTGGGGCGATTGCCTCTGGATGGTGCTGATCACCATCAGCACCATCGGCTTTGGAGAAGTCGCCCCCCTTTCACCTCCAGGCCGCCTGGTCACCGTCTTGATCGTGGTGGGTGGCTTGGTGGTTGTGCAACTGGCCATCCAACGCGTTCTTGGGCTGAAAGAGTCGGGATATTTCCGCAGACTGAGGGAATTCCGCTTCCTCCGCATGCTGGAAGGCTTGCACGACCACGTAATTCTTTGCGGCTACGGACGAATCGGACAGGAGATTGCCGCTCAACTGCAACGGGACGCGGTGCCACTCGTCGTGATCGAAACCGATCCAGAACGACGAGCCGTGGCCGACGAAAATGGCCTTTGGGTGCTTCAAGCCGATGCAACCCTCGATGAAACCTTGCTGGACGCAGGTCTCGCACGCTGCTGCAGCCTCGTGGCAGCCCTTCCCAGCGATGCATCCAATCTCTACGTGATCCTCAGCGCCAAAGACCTACGACCGGAGTGCCGCTTGATTGCACGCGCCAACAGCGATGAAGCCGCCTCAAAGCTGCGGCTGGCCGGCGCGACGGTTGTGGTCAGTCCCTATGTGGCCGGTGGTCGGGTGATGGCCGCTTCTGCACTGCGACCTCTGGCCCTCAACTTCATGGAGCTGTTGGCGGGTTCCGACTATGAAATTGAGGAATTCCAGCTGAGTCACGACCCTTTGCACCTGATGGAGATCCGCGGGCGGAGCCTGGCGGAACTGGAGCTTGGCCGTCGCAGCGGGGCCATGGTGCTGGCGATCCGTGAGAACGGAAAGTTGATCGCTAATCCAGGCGGCGACACCCAGATGGCACCGGGGCAACTCCTGATCGTGCTGGGAAGCACAACCCAACTCGCCACCTTTCAGTCGTTGCTTGGGGAGGCCGTCGACACGGTTGAGACCATGCCGGGTTGA
- a CDS encoding glycosyltransferase family 9 protein, whose protein sequence is MRVLALSPGSLEDQMDRLPALADICQKLNATLQVACDPQQAAPWKLLPCLEKLLPFSFEANPTLADWANLLGCVREPDFQICINFAEGQQVNLMLSMSHIPKRLAVEGFACTDQVSLGLGWKAQRLNPFLQSLGLELDADQFRLPVAAEVLDEAREALPSGDGPLLLMSPSGLGDDWPATEWHKLPETIKSRLPALRSMVLPAELSLSKRAALVANADVVLSSCPVSQRLAAYCGTPLVALGAEAADLPERQEIRCLGCPQELATLQSSDVLTALGF, encoded by the coding sequence ATGCGAGTTCTTGCCCTGAGCCCGGGTTCGCTCGAAGACCAGATGGACCGTCTACCGGCTCTGGCCGACATCTGCCAGAAACTCAACGCCACACTGCAGGTGGCCTGTGACCCCCAGCAAGCAGCTCCATGGAAGCTTCTGCCGTGCCTGGAGAAGCTGTTGCCGTTCAGCTTCGAGGCCAACCCCACGCTTGCGGACTGGGCCAACCTGCTCGGCTGTGTGCGCGAACCCGATTTTCAAATCTGCATCAACTTCGCTGAAGGGCAACAGGTGAACCTGATGCTGTCGATGAGCCATATCCCCAAACGGTTGGCAGTTGAGGGATTTGCCTGCACCGACCAGGTCAGCCTCGGCCTCGGCTGGAAGGCGCAGCGTCTCAACCCTTTTCTCCAATCCCTAGGGCTTGAACTCGATGCCGATCAGTTCCGCCTGCCCGTGGCGGCAGAGGTTCTTGATGAAGCCCGTGAAGCACTACCCAGCGGTGACGGCCCCCTACTGCTGATGTCTCCATCCGGCCTGGGGGATGACTGGCCTGCAACGGAGTGGCACAAGCTGCCTGAGACGATCAAAAGCCGCCTACCGGCGCTGCGCAGCATGGTGCTGCCAGCGGAGCTCAGCCTTTCAAAGCGCGCGGCACTGGTGGCCAATGCCGATGTCGTGCTCAGCAGCTGCCCGGTGTCCCAGCGCCTAGCGGCCTATTGCGGCACCCCCCTGGTTGCCCTCGGAGCAGAGGCCGCAGACCTTCCCGAGCGCCAGGAGATCCGCTGCCTCGGTTGCCCGCAGGAGCTCGCCACGCTTCAGAGCAGTGATGTTCTGACGGCCCTCGGTTTTTAA
- the ispD gene encoding 2-C-methyl-D-erythritol 4-phosphate cytidylyltransferase, translated as MHLLIAAAGSGRRMGADRNKLLLPLAGRPVISWTLEAALRSQRIEWIGIVGQEVDREAILALLDAPSKPVHWIQGGSTRQESVLCGLAGLPEQARHVLIHDGARCLAEPELFDRCAAVVEDGTALIAATPVSDTIKRVGSDGLIRDTPDRSELWAAQTPQGFAVDQLRRGHAEAVAQGWMVTDDASLYERLGWPVQVLDAGPANIKVTTPFDLTVAEAVLALRSAG; from the coding sequence GTGCATCTGTTGATTGCTGCGGCGGGAAGCGGTCGGCGCATGGGTGCAGATCGCAACAAGCTGCTGCTGCCATTGGCCGGACGTCCCGTCATTTCCTGGACCCTCGAGGCGGCCCTGCGGTCTCAACGGATTGAATGGATTGGGATCGTCGGCCAGGAGGTCGATCGAGAGGCCATCCTTGCGTTGCTGGACGCACCCAGCAAGCCGGTGCATTGGATCCAGGGCGGCAGCACGCGGCAGGAGTCGGTGCTTTGTGGTCTGGCGGGGTTGCCGGAGCAAGCCCGCCACGTCTTGATTCATGACGGCGCCCGTTGTCTTGCTGAACCGGAGTTGTTTGATCGCTGTGCAGCTGTGGTGGAGGACGGCACGGCGCTGATTGCTGCAACGCCGGTGAGCGACACGATCAAGCGTGTGGGATCCGACGGTTTGATTCGCGATACACCGGATCGATCGGAACTTTGGGCGGCGCAGACGCCGCAGGGCTTTGCCGTTGATCAGCTGCGTCGCGGCCACGCTGAGGCGGTTGCCCAGGGCTGGATGGTCACCGACGATGCGTCGTTGTACGAGCGTCTGGGTTGGCCTGTGCAGGTCTTGGATGCCGGCCCCGCCAACATCAAGGTCACCACGCCTTTTGACCTCACCGTGGCGGAGGCGGTGCTTGCCCTCAGGTCAGCAGGCTGA